TTTAATGAGGCTAacaagcaagttctctaagataTTCCATAAGAACCTTATCAAAACTTACCAACATACCCACGTCCCTGAAAAACACTCCCGTTTGTGATCAAATTAATATGATCCACAGCTAGTTTTTTCAGACGGGATTTCCATCGTCAGCTGGACCCTCCGTTAACCTAAAACATAAAATATGAGCAGTGCTCACTTACTATTATAATAAAGAAACACCAAATAATCTGTATCACAGATAAAAGAGAGCAATGTGTCATCAACTAGTTAGCAAGTTTAATGGTTGAAATGATTCAGTTGGTTGGGGAATTCTATTCGGCTAGCTAAACACATTATGTATGCTCAAAAGCATACTAGGTAATGTCTTGTAATGAACCAAATGGgctaaaagaaaagacaaaagaGCAGATATGTCTGGCGACCATATATTTCCAGGTTGACTGAGACAAAACTTGGTAGAACTATTATCTAGTTAGGTACACTAAATTTCATTCAATGATCTTAAACCTTGTTCTGcacacaaaaagaaaaactttgtCAAAACTTACCATCTCATACAGAGTAAAATAAAACTAAGAGAGAGATGCGCCCTTCTTTTGGTCGTAAACCAAAAGGCATCTCCAGTGTGCTTTCAAACTACTAAGTCTGGTGAACAAGTTCTTTCAAATGGAACCTGTCTTTCAATAACCCTGCCATCGCTGaattccctttgattttatgcaTACAAAGTAAGTTAGAAATGTAAAGACGGTATAAAAAGAGCACCTTTTTCACCTCCTACTCCTAGTTCACCCCAAAAAGTTAAGTTATGCAGTAGTAGAAGCGTAAACAAATTTTTGACAGAAAAGGAGAGTAGTGAAAGATGTGAATACAGAGCAACAGAGATAAGATTTTATAACTGGGGAATAGTCACAAAGTTTTAACCAGGGTTAAGGTTACTTTAATGAATGATGAGTTCAAGCTAATAAAAAGCCTGCAGTATGTACCATTTTGACAGGAAACAATTTTCTATTGTTGTCAAAGCTTGTCATTAAGTATTGACAGAATAACTGCATTGAACGTTACCCAGGAAGCACTAGGTTTCTTATCAAATTAACTGTGGAGTCCTGTATACAATTTGAAATTTTGAACAAAGAAAGGAGAGTACTCAGAAAAGTTGCACAAGCCTACTAGTTAATTTAGAGTCATACACAAAATCTCACATTGCTGCAAGTGTTGGTAATTTACCTAagaaataaatgattaaaccatctaCGCCTATACAATCACACATCtactcctgttttttttttttttttgcttggttTCATCCTCTGTTTATGTCGGTCATCTCACTGCAAGAGATGCGGTgcccaaattctcaaaactgacaACTTTTGTTGAATTGCAGTCTCAAATGGCTCTATTTGTTTCCTTAAAACAAGACTTCTACAGAGGATACCAAATTCCGTAGAAGTTACCAATATAAAGATCCCGTAATGTTTTATTTTATACGGATTTGATAACCCCATAGAATTTAGTAACCCCTATAACAGTCATAAAAGGAAAATGCTAACATTAAGTTTTGATGTCAAGAAAATACTAATAAGGTGGTCAAGCAAATGCTAACATTAAATTCAGAAACTCCATCGAGTCATGTGACCTCCACTTCCAAGATTCTGCATAACTAAATTACCAATGTAATTACTCAATAATTGTGGTAAGGATACACCTTAATATACGTCAAGCAATAACACAGCTCAACCTGCAACTCCAAAATAAGTCTGTCACCTACTATACGAGTTTTCATTTGATCTGTGCAAAGCTAATGGTTCTTCAGCTTTCCCAAAGAACATGAAAGAAATTCGTGTCCTCTAACTATGACATCAAGCTACAAAAGCAAAAAGGCTGCCAAACATAGTAGGCCACAAGACACTACTTGGCCCTTCAGGAAATTTTCCAATATCACCAAGTAGAAAACCATTAATCAAGGGTATTCGGAGTGAGTCATACTCTTGACATTCTCCGTGTCAATATTCAACAAAAACAGATGAAAAATGTATTCATGTACCATATCCAGTTTtcattttggattttgggttgcTAGAGATCTTTTAGCAAAGGCGACCGGTGATCTTCTGTAACTACTGCAGTATAAGTTAAATCATCTGAGATGATAGGATCATTCAGAAAGACATATCAAGACACTAACAAGAAATTGACAACCACTGCAGCAAGCAAAGACCGTGTAACGGGAAAGGCTAAAAACATATACGCAGACTTAGAAGTATAAGTAACATACAGAGACACGAATCAAGCTAACTTACAAAAACAGAGATCAACGAGGTTTGCTAATGAAAGTGAAATTAAAACAAGGTGGGAAGGTTATTCAGTTATTAATCAATAAAAGTTTGAGGTATATTTCCAGAAAATCTACATACTCTCAGTCGCtgtaaaaaaataaaagttcATATAGAAATAGacgaaataaataaattaaattacacatcTCAGTCATTGATGAATGTAAAACTAGGATCAACAGACACACTTGCCAGGTGTATTTTCGCCTATCATGCAAGAAAGGAACCTTGTTCAAGATCAAATCAACTTGGTAGGCTAGGCTGactaaataatactccctccgtccctaaacagatgacctagttcaagtttgcacaattcttaaggcaaaaAGGAGAGATgagtatttttaagcattttgtacaattatacccttacggataataactagtaaaacttagaaatgatttatctctcaaactataccacggATATTCTTAAACGTTAGATCAtgggaaagcattttaaaacacctccacaacaaatataaacatgtctatcaaactatacatattttttatactaacaataatcaattaaaagggtagttttagaaatattccCTTGCTTAatgaaataggtcatctatttagggacggagggagtataacttGTGATATATTTCTCCTAGTGCACATAATACAGCGTAATAGTGCACATGTGCACATAATACAGCGTAATAGTGCACATGTGCTAAGGATAAAGATAATACATGCGTCGACAGATGATTGTTGCCAATTGCAAAAACTATTCAATCTACCTACTTTGACTGCTAAAGTTCAACTTCAATAAAGATTTCCATGTATATTGCATTTGAAATCATTACTTTGCCCAGCAAAATGGACGCCTGGAATACTATGTCGTAACTGTACAAAGTATAACTAAAGGAAACTTTCATAAGAAAGCAATCAAGGAGTCATGCATTAAAAAGGTGAAAATTGTGAACACACATACTCATAGAGTCATGGAATCCGTTAGAGAGATTGGTTGGTTCCCAGTAACTGGCAAGATTAGTAGAAGATATAAATCAGAAGGTAAATAGATGAACATAATACAATATCAAGTAAAGAAGAAGCGTAACTATTTTTACTCTGAATCTACAATAAGGAACAATGATAACAGAACAGGATAAGCACTTCatagcaaatcaaaaatacatgcaAATAACTCGCACAGATAACAATTCAGTCAAGTTCATCAAAAAACTTACATACATTGATTAATTTATATAGTGTAAGTACAGAAAATAACTGGAACTTACAAAGACAATTCCCCGTTAATAGTCCGCAATCTCATCTCCATCAAACGATCACTGAATTCCCCATCACTAACCTTCAACATCTCTGATAAAGAAAGTGACAACCCATGCTCAACCAAAAGCCTATGTCGTGGCTTTATCTTTCCCTCTGAACTAAAAGAAAAGTACTGTGGAAATTTCTTCAACTCGCCCAAATCCCCTTCCATCTCATTCAAGAAATACTCTACTTTCGGCTTAAAATTGTTAGCAACACTAAAGGTTAACAGACCAGGTGATCTTAACACCATTTTAATAGTCTCTCTATATGTAAACCCCACACTCTGAAGATAATCAAGCTTAGGTATAAGCGTATCTTCAACACTCGAAACTAACAAAAGTGTAGTCTGACATGAAATTGCATTTTGTCCTACAAACCCTAATCTTCTCAGAAAATACAAAGTCGGCCTTAATTGATCACGAACACTACAAATTAACAATCTAGGGCATCGAATAACAGATTTACGAATCTCACTAAAAGaaattttaacatcattaagcaaaaattcaaaaactggGTACAAATCAGTATGTATATCACAAGTAAGAAGTTGAGGATGCATACCGAAGATTCTACCCATATCAGAACGTTCAATCCCCATTGAATACAAACATTTCTCCACTGATTTGATTGAATCCAACGAAACAGaacgaaaattagggttttgttctaaTGCTTTTCGTGAATCTATATTGAGTTTCTCGAGATAGATAAGTTTTTCACGGAATAAAAGACCTGAATCAGAACCAATAATTGTTGGTAATGGAGGTGATGTTGTTCTTGATTTGAGAGGAGTAAATCCTTGAAGGAGTTGAGAGTTATGATTATTGTTTCTAGGGTTATTAGGGGTTTTGAGAATTTTTGGTGAAGAACGTAATTCTGGAAAATTAGGGATTAGGGTTTGAGGAAGAATTTGTAGACGAATTATCATTTTGAAACTAGCATTTggggagaagagaagagaaaggggggagaagagaagagaagagaaagggAATAAAGAGATAGTGCTCGTCTCGGATGTATCTTTCCCTCCAAATATCTATTGCCCGATATTTTACCGTTTTCTAGTCGACCATGGCAACTAGACTAGGTACACGATGGATGTTGTTTTGGCCTTTTGGGATAACTCGGAATCCTAAGGGCAACTCCAATGGGACTAGCCTAATTTGATggtttggcatgccaggttgatAGACAGACTCACTTCTGTGTAGTGGGGAAATTGGTTTCCGAGACAAATAGATATGACAGTTGCATATATTGGTACGGTCGTACCAGATTGAGTCGAGCGTCGTCTCAATCTGAGTCGAGCCTCGTCTCAATCAGATACGATCGTACAAAGTTGATGCGGCAACGGTCATGTTTCAACAGCAAAATAACGATCATATTTTtctaccttataaatacaaacacAAATTCAATCTGAAAACGTGTGGTACCAAAATACactaccaactttttcttagacaacctgtatggacaaacttaaatacaattccgagagttcaacttaatgaatctcgatgaaggaataatatttagagttatatttcTTTCTTCCACAATGAGAAAGTTTGCagagacaagtctgtgaacctgatttacgtgtgagagtactaggacgattccaaagaccaatattcaagaaaaaatcaagtcgtatccaacaaacaaggatgtatgtatctactttgattgatttacgtacaatatgtgatatttcaattatatagataaacagtataatgcggaacagaaataacacagacaccagaaattttgttaacgaggaaaccacaaatgcagaaaaaacccgggaactagtccaaattgaacaccaaattgtattaagccgctgtaGACACTACcacactaccaattaactttggactggaatgtagttgaggatGAATTAAACCCTCACGGCAATTtggttacagtcgcgttccttacgcctcttgaatcccaacaggactccgggcaattgattcccttagttgacgtcctttacagtctaagagttgctttaactcaattgaagactttaaacaaatcttcctcccacagataagcttaTATGTGTGATT
Above is a genomic segment from Papaver somniferum cultivar HN1 chromosome 10, ASM357369v1, whole genome shotgun sequence containing:
- the LOC113315102 gene encoding transcription termination factor MTEF1, chloroplastic-like, whose protein sequence is MIIRLQILPQTLIPNFPELRSSPKILKTPNNPRNNNHNSQLLQGFTPLKSRTTSPPLPTIIGSDSGLLFREKLIYLEKLNIDSRKALEQNPNFRSVSLDSIKSVEKCLYSMGIERSDMGRIFGMHPQLLTCDIHTDLYPVFEFLLNDVKISFSEIRKSVIRCPRLLICSVRDQLRPTLYFLRRLGFVGQNAISCQTTLLLVSSVEDTLIPKLDYLQSVGFTYRETIKMVLRSPGLLTFSVANNFKPKVEYFLNEMEGDLGELKKFPQYFSFSSEGKIKPRHRLLVEHGLSLSLSEMLKVSDGEFSDRLMEMRLRTINGELSL